The sequence CTCCCGCTAAATTGGGGCAAATTTATATACCGTTATTAAACTGGTTTTTAGTGATTGTGTTTGCTCAGCACGCTCCGATACCTATGACACACTGGGTGCGCGATATTGCCGTTAGCATGGTGACCACAATAGTGGTGGTGCGTTTTGTCATGCTCTTTATGTCACCGCCAAAAGCCAGTTCACCACCGCCTATGCAGGCTAGAAAAGTGACCTATCAGCAGCGTCTTATTTATGTCGTTATGTTGGGATCAGGTTTAGCATTTTTAATGATGGTTAACTTAATTGCTGCCACATTTTGTATGATGCCGGTAATTATTGCCGCAGCCCAAAGCGAAAAAGCCATTTATCAAATGATCGTAAAAACCTGTTTGCATGCCCACGTTGGTGGATGTGCTTTGGCGATGGTATTTGTGACTCTATTAGCCGGGGAGCACGTTCATAACCTTGTTTATATCATAGGTTTGACACTGCTCGTGCTGTTGATTGCGGTATGGATTAGCGGCAGTAGAGCAGGGGTTAAAGCGTTACATACTGAAGCTATGCTGGGAACTATGTTACCCTTACAACTTTATGTATCAGCGACGGATTTAGGTTTGCAAGACACCTATTTTCGAGGTGAATTAATGCTGATGGTGTTGGCATTGTTAGTCGTCAGCCAAGGAATTATATATGGAAAATCAACCAGCCTTGTCAATCACGGGCATTGATAAATTAGATTCAAACCCTTTGTTTTTAATGGGGTTTGCTTATAAACAGTTTCGTTCAAAAATTGCGCTTGAGCTCTCTAGTGCATCGCATATTTCGCTGGAAATGTATGGAGCGCTTAAAGTATTGAGCACCAATGGTATGCTCACACAGCAAGAGCTATCTGATTTGTTGTTACGCCACCGCTCGGTGACAAAACGTTTAGTGGATAATGCGATAAAGCTTGAGTTAGTCGTGGCAAGCAAAAGTGACACAAACAAAAAAGTGAAACTATTGGCTCTGACACCACTTGGGCAACAAACGGTTGTTGATTGTGCACCTATTGTGGATAGCGTTTCGGCGCAGTTTCAACAAAGTCTTACCGCGCAAGAGTCTAAGCAATTGACCGACTTACTGGCAAAGTTAGTGAAAACGGACGAATTTGTGGATTAATCGTCCGTTATGAAAGCGCTCATTTTTAAAGTGCCCAAAGCTGGGTAAGCATCAATGATGTATTGTGCGGGGAAGAGTTCTGCCTAACGTGATTTTGCAGTGAGATGTCGACATGTTCTCTGCCTTTTCTAGCGCAATGGCACTAGATAAGTGAATTATTTTATCTGGTAGGCCGCCACAAATTGCTGTACGGCGCAGTTAATGACAATGCGCTGCGTAGTTACATCTGGTGGCGGGGTATGTGCCATTAATTGCGGCCAAAATATGATTGATTTTAAACTGGCAATAAACTGCTCTGAAGCAATAGCAGGATGCTCCACCTTCAATTGCTTAGCGTTAATGCCTTGCTCTATCCATTGTG is a genomic window of Vibrio neonatus containing:
- a CDS encoding MarR family winged helix-turn-helix transcriptional regulator — encoded protein: MENQPALSITGIDKLDSNPLFLMGFAYKQFRSKIALELSSASHISLEMYGALKVLSTNGMLTQQELSDLLLRHRSVTKRLVDNAIKLELVVASKSDTNKKVKLLALTPLGQQTVVDCAPIVDSVSAQFQQSLTAQESKQLTDLLAKLVKTDEFVD
- a CDS encoding DUF2955 domain-containing protein is translated as MSNIIRGDIKWSEVIWMVSIVSLGMLSQLWLQLDIAAYLALYPVMAATKLNDYSMQGILKAFLPILLVACVALLVDQLFGSHPFVVWGISLWVFDCARRWADTPAKLGQIYIPLLNWFLVIVFAQHAPIPMTHWVRDIAVSMVTTIVVVRFVMLFMSPPKASSPPPMQARKVTYQQRLIYVVMLGSGLAFLMMVNLIAATFCMMPVIIAAAQSEKAIYQMIVKTCLHAHVGGCALAMVFVTLLAGEHVHNLVYIIGLTLLVLLIAVWISGSRAGVKALHTEAMLGTMLPLQLYVSATDLGLQDTYFRGELMLMVLALLVVSQGIIYGKSTSLVNHGH